Proteins encoded by one window of Lycium barbarum isolate Lr01 chromosome 11, ASM1917538v2, whole genome shotgun sequence:
- the LOC132617559 gene encoding uncharacterized protein LOC132617559 isoform X4, protein MSTQNKTIATQLKLDTSRTEIYIKYMMEGSNMPMEIHNDMGVRVYVDLKKENKQLAMYPLCITCNDKRLDNCVSDESCIQGEILQLGYTSQFDSMKTVGCVDFASSSYIKDVAIFEKDTNLIIEDKNQKEVVVDQVYKDKNTLKVVMANYAISHRFNFRTERSNAISYTLVCVSEECNWKFRASSVGKSEMFLVREFRDKHTCPLKDKVYSQRHATSWLIGGIVKPKVANHKRKYTPNDIADDVLKDFGMDVSYMVAWRAKERAMKDLMGEPAESYNKLPRYLYIMDKTYPGSHIRMRKSHDNEFLYVFIALYAFIKGFECCRPIVVVDGSHLKTAYNGTFVSASTLDGAGNILPLAYGVIDSENDKSWTWFFERFREAYGVRENMCIVSDRHESINKAVCLTYPNVPHYACIWHFWGNVCKNYKKSKDVLSPVFYAMAKAYTQDEFDELMAKVVKADIRVAEYLDLAGREKWARVYASVNRGWTMTSNIAECINRHLVAARELPIFDFLEEVRKMYGRWNYTNRRNGTYTFTTLSKKFQEKLSINEYLCLRMTVEPSTEYVYTVHDGGRRFVVCLKNKTCSCRMFQIDEIPCPHAWAVLKKKNLKADDYCSELFKPETVVKTYDIPVDPLPDEREWKIPTYILEDVVLPPRYKRPPGRPKLKRDKPLRELLIGKKRHACSTCGQLGHNRRSCSFEPRKK, encoded by the exons ATGTCAACCCAAAACAAG ACAATTGCAACACAGTTGAAGTTAGACACGTCCAGAACAGAAATATACATCAAATACATGATGGAGGGTAGTAATATGCCGATGGAAATACACAATGATATGGGTGTCAGAGTTTACGTGGATTTGAAGAAAGAGAATAAACAGTTAGCAATGTATCCTTTGTGCATAACTTGTAATGATAAACGCCTTGACAACTGCGTATCTGATGAAAGTTGTATTCAAGGGGAGATTTTGCAACTTGGATACACAAGTCAGTTCGATTCTATGAAAACAGTCGGGTGTGTAGACTTTGCGTCTTCAAGTTATATCAAGGATGTTGCTATATTTGAAAAAGACACCAATCTAATTATCGAAGACAAAAACCAAAAAGAGGTTGTTGTTGATCAAGTCTACAAGGACAAAAATACATTAAAGGTTGTGATGGCAAATTATGCAATTTCACATAGGTTTAATTTTCGTACGGAGAGGTCTAATGCAATAAG CTACACACTTGTGTGTGTGTCCGAAGAATGTAATTGGAAATTCAGGGCATCAAGTGTTGGGAAATCAGAAATGTTCTTAGTCAGGGAGTTCCGTGACAAGCATACATGTCCGCTAAAGGATAAAGTGTATTCGCAACGGCATGCCACAAGTTGGTTAATAGGAGGGATTGTTAAACCCAAAGTAGCCAACCATAAGAGGAAATACACACCTAATGACATAGCGGATGATGTATTGAAGGACTTTGGCATGGATGTGTCTTACATGGTCGCTTGGCGGGCTAAAGAGAGGGCTATGAAGGACTTAATGGGTGAGCCAGCAGAATCATACAATAAGTTACCCAGATATCTATATATCATGGATAAAACATATCCTGGGTCGCATATACGAATGCGCAAGTCCCATGACAACGAGTTCCTTTATGTTTTTATAGCATTATATGCATTTATCAAGGGCTTTGAGTGTTGTAGACCCATTGTGGTAGTAGACGGGAGCCACCTTAAAACAGCATACAACGGCACATTCGTTTCAGCAAGCACACTAGACGGTGCAG GCAATATACTTCCCTTAGCATATGGTGTGATAGATTCTGAGAATGACAAGTCTTGGACGTGGTTCTTTGAGCGGTTCAGAGAAGCCTATGGAGTTAGAGAGAATATGTGTATCGTATCCGATAGGCATGAAAGCATAAACAAAGCTGTATGTCTAACTTATCCAAATGTTCCGCATTACGCGTGCATATGGCATTTTTGGGGTAACGTATGTAAGAATTACAAGAAGAGTAAAGATGTATTGAGTCCAGTGTTTTATGCAATGGCAAAGGCATACACACAGGATGAATTTGATGAGTTGATGGCGAAGGTTGTTAAGGCAGATATTCGGGTGGCAGAGTATTTGGATTTAGCTGGAAGAGAAAAGTGGGCTAGAGTGTATGCATCTGTTAACCGAGGGTGGACCATGACTTCGAACATAGCAGAGTGTATCAATCGTCACCTTGTAGCGGCAAGAGAACTGCCTATAtttgattttcttgaagaagTTAGGAAGATGTATGGTAGATGGAATTACACTAACCGGAGGAACGGTACATACACGTTCACAACACTCTCTAAGAAGTTTCAGGAGAAGCTATCAATAAATGAGTATCTATGTTTACGTATGACG GTGGAGCCATCAACCGAATATGTGTACACAGTCCATGATGGAGGAAGGCGTTTTGTTGTTTGCTTGAAAAACAAAACTTGCAGTTGTCGTATGTTTCAAATAGATGAAATTCCTTGCCCACATGCTTGGGCtgtattaaaaaagaaaaatctaaAAGCTGATGATTATTGCTCAGAATTGTTCAAACCGGAGACTGTGGTGAAAACATATGATATACCTGTGGATCCTCTCCCTGACGAGCGTGAATGGAAGATTCCCACATACATCTTGGAGGATGTAGTTTTGCCACCAAGATACAAGAGACCGCCCGGTAGGCCGAAGTTGAAGCGTGATAAGCCGTTAAGGGAATTGCTTATTGGTAAAAAAAGACATGCTTGCAGCACTTGTGGACAGCTGGGACACAATAGACGTTCATGTAGTTTTGAGCCTCGGAAgaagtga
- the LOC132617559 gene encoding uncharacterized protein LOC132617559 isoform X1: protein MRFMKRNLPSILNSVAGKMSYISSLIRHCGTWNNENRYVNFKIDVVVFKEYSTYMDLLQTIATQLKLDTSRTEIYIKYMMEGSNMPMEIHNDMGVRVYVDLKKENKQLAMYPLCITCNDKRLDNCVSDESCIQGEILQLGYTSQFDSMKTVGCVDFASSSYIKDVAIFEKDTNLIIEDKNQKEVVVDQVYKDKNTLKVVMANYAISHRFNFRTERSNAISYTLVCVSEECNWKFRASSVGKSEMFLVREFRDKHTCPLKDKVYSQRHATSWLIGGIVKPKVANHKRKYTPNDIADDVLKDFGMDVSYMVAWRAKERAMKDLMGEPAESYNKLPRYLYIMDKTYPGSHIRMRKSHDNEFLYVFIALYAFIKGFECCRPIVVVDGSHLKTAYNGTFVSASTLDGAGNILPLAYGVIDSENDKSWTWFFERFREAYGVRENMCIVSDRHESINKAVCLTYPNVPHYACIWHFWGNVCKNYKKSKDVLSPVFYAMAKAYTQDEFDELMAKVVKADIRVAEYLDLAGREKWARVYASVNRGWTMTSNIAECINRHLVAARELPIFDFLEEVRKMYGRWNYTNRRNGTYTFTTLSKKFQEKLSINEYLCLRMTVEPSTEYVYTVHDGGRRFVVCLKNKTCSCRMFQIDEIPCPHAWAVLKKKNLKADDYCSELFKPETVVKTYDIPVDPLPDEREWKIPTYILEDVVLPPRYKRPPGRPKLKRDKPLRELLIGKKRHACSTCGQLGHNRRSCSFEPRKK from the exons ATGCGTTTTATGAAAAG GAATTTACCAAGCATATTGAATTCGGTTGCAGGAAAAATGTCGTATATCTCTTCGTTAATTAGACACTGTGGTACTTGGAATAATGAGAACCGTTATGTGAATTTTAAAATCGATGTTGTTGTTTTCAAGGAGTATTCAACATATATGGATTTGTTACAGACAATTGCAACACAGTTGAAGTTAGACACGTCCAGAACAGAAATATACATCAAATACATGATGGAGGGTAGTAATATGCCGATGGAAATACACAATGATATGGGTGTCAGAGTTTACGTGGATTTGAAGAAAGAGAATAAACAGTTAGCAATGTATCCTTTGTGCATAACTTGTAATGATAAACGCCTTGACAACTGCGTATCTGATGAAAGTTGTATTCAAGGGGAGATTTTGCAACTTGGATACACAAGTCAGTTCGATTCTATGAAAACAGTCGGGTGTGTAGACTTTGCGTCTTCAAGTTATATCAAGGATGTTGCTATATTTGAAAAAGACACCAATCTAATTATCGAAGACAAAAACCAAAAAGAGGTTGTTGTTGATCAAGTCTACAAGGACAAAAATACATTAAAGGTTGTGATGGCAAATTATGCAATTTCACATAGGTTTAATTTTCGTACGGAGAGGTCTAATGCAATAAG CTACACACTTGTGTGTGTGTCCGAAGAATGTAATTGGAAATTCAGGGCATCAAGTGTTGGGAAATCAGAAATGTTCTTAGTCAGGGAGTTCCGTGACAAGCATACATGTCCGCTAAAGGATAAAGTGTATTCGCAACGGCATGCCACAAGTTGGTTAATAGGAGGGATTGTTAAACCCAAAGTAGCCAACCATAAGAGGAAATACACACCTAATGACATAGCGGATGATGTATTGAAGGACTTTGGCATGGATGTGTCTTACATGGTCGCTTGGCGGGCTAAAGAGAGGGCTATGAAGGACTTAATGGGTGAGCCAGCAGAATCATACAATAAGTTACCCAGATATCTATATATCATGGATAAAACATATCCTGGGTCGCATATACGAATGCGCAAGTCCCATGACAACGAGTTCCTTTATGTTTTTATAGCATTATATGCATTTATCAAGGGCTTTGAGTGTTGTAGACCCATTGTGGTAGTAGACGGGAGCCACCTTAAAACAGCATACAACGGCACATTCGTTTCAGCAAGCACACTAGACGGTGCAG GCAATATACTTCCCTTAGCATATGGTGTGATAGATTCTGAGAATGACAAGTCTTGGACGTGGTTCTTTGAGCGGTTCAGAGAAGCCTATGGAGTTAGAGAGAATATGTGTATCGTATCCGATAGGCATGAAAGCATAAACAAAGCTGTATGTCTAACTTATCCAAATGTTCCGCATTACGCGTGCATATGGCATTTTTGGGGTAACGTATGTAAGAATTACAAGAAGAGTAAAGATGTATTGAGTCCAGTGTTTTATGCAATGGCAAAGGCATACACACAGGATGAATTTGATGAGTTGATGGCGAAGGTTGTTAAGGCAGATATTCGGGTGGCAGAGTATTTGGATTTAGCTGGAAGAGAAAAGTGGGCTAGAGTGTATGCATCTGTTAACCGAGGGTGGACCATGACTTCGAACATAGCAGAGTGTATCAATCGTCACCTTGTAGCGGCAAGAGAACTGCCTATAtttgattttcttgaagaagTTAGGAAGATGTATGGTAGATGGAATTACACTAACCGGAGGAACGGTACATACACGTTCACAACACTCTCTAAGAAGTTTCAGGAGAAGCTATCAATAAATGAGTATCTATGTTTACGTATGACG GTGGAGCCATCAACCGAATATGTGTACACAGTCCATGATGGAGGAAGGCGTTTTGTTGTTTGCTTGAAAAACAAAACTTGCAGTTGTCGTATGTTTCAAATAGATGAAATTCCTTGCCCACATGCTTGGGCtgtattaaaaaagaaaaatctaaAAGCTGATGATTATTGCTCAGAATTGTTCAAACCGGAGACTGTGGTGAAAACATATGATATACCTGTGGATCCTCTCCCTGACGAGCGTGAATGGAAGATTCCCACATACATCTTGGAGGATGTAGTTTTGCCACCAAGATACAAGAGACCGCCCGGTAGGCCGAAGTTGAAGCGTGATAAGCCGTTAAGGGAATTGCTTATTGGTAAAAAAAGACATGCTTGCAGCACTTGTGGACAGCTGGGACACAATAGACGTTCATGTAGTTTTGAGCCTCGGAAgaagtga
- the LOC132617559 gene encoding uncharacterized protein LOC132617559 isoform X2, which translates to MLLHPGKMSYISSLIRHCGTWNNENRYVNFKIDVVVFKEYSTYMDLLQTIATQLKLDTSRTEIYIKYMMEGSNMPMEIHNDMGVRVYVDLKKENKQLAMYPLCITCNDKRLDNCVSDESCIQGEILQLGYTSQFDSMKTVGCVDFASSSYIKDVAIFEKDTNLIIEDKNQKEVVVDQVYKDKNTLKVVMANYAISHRFNFRTERSNAISYTLVCVSEECNWKFRASSVGKSEMFLVREFRDKHTCPLKDKVYSQRHATSWLIGGIVKPKVANHKRKYTPNDIADDVLKDFGMDVSYMVAWRAKERAMKDLMGEPAESYNKLPRYLYIMDKTYPGSHIRMRKSHDNEFLYVFIALYAFIKGFECCRPIVVVDGSHLKTAYNGTFVSASTLDGAGNILPLAYGVIDSENDKSWTWFFERFREAYGVRENMCIVSDRHESINKAVCLTYPNVPHYACIWHFWGNVCKNYKKSKDVLSPVFYAMAKAYTQDEFDELMAKVVKADIRVAEYLDLAGREKWARVYASVNRGWTMTSNIAECINRHLVAARELPIFDFLEEVRKMYGRWNYTNRRNGTYTFTTLSKKFQEKLSINEYLCLRMTVEPSTEYVYTVHDGGRRFVVCLKNKTCSCRMFQIDEIPCPHAWAVLKKKNLKADDYCSELFKPETVVKTYDIPVDPLPDEREWKIPTYILEDVVLPPRYKRPPGRPKLKRDKPLRELLIGKKRHACSTCGQLGHNRRSCSFEPRKK; encoded by the exons ATGCTGTTACACCCAG GAAAAATGTCGTATATCTCTTCGTTAATTAGACACTGTGGTACTTGGAATAATGAGAACCGTTATGTGAATTTTAAAATCGATGTTGTTGTTTTCAAGGAGTATTCAACATATATGGATTTGTTACAGACAATTGCAACACAGTTGAAGTTAGACACGTCCAGAACAGAAATATACATCAAATACATGATGGAGGGTAGTAATATGCCGATGGAAATACACAATGATATGGGTGTCAGAGTTTACGTGGATTTGAAGAAAGAGAATAAACAGTTAGCAATGTATCCTTTGTGCATAACTTGTAATGATAAACGCCTTGACAACTGCGTATCTGATGAAAGTTGTATTCAAGGGGAGATTTTGCAACTTGGATACACAAGTCAGTTCGATTCTATGAAAACAGTCGGGTGTGTAGACTTTGCGTCTTCAAGTTATATCAAGGATGTTGCTATATTTGAAAAAGACACCAATCTAATTATCGAAGACAAAAACCAAAAAGAGGTTGTTGTTGATCAAGTCTACAAGGACAAAAATACATTAAAGGTTGTGATGGCAAATTATGCAATTTCACATAGGTTTAATTTTCGTACGGAGAGGTCTAATGCAATAAG CTACACACTTGTGTGTGTGTCCGAAGAATGTAATTGGAAATTCAGGGCATCAAGTGTTGGGAAATCAGAAATGTTCTTAGTCAGGGAGTTCCGTGACAAGCATACATGTCCGCTAAAGGATAAAGTGTATTCGCAACGGCATGCCACAAGTTGGTTAATAGGAGGGATTGTTAAACCCAAAGTAGCCAACCATAAGAGGAAATACACACCTAATGACATAGCGGATGATGTATTGAAGGACTTTGGCATGGATGTGTCTTACATGGTCGCTTGGCGGGCTAAAGAGAGGGCTATGAAGGACTTAATGGGTGAGCCAGCAGAATCATACAATAAGTTACCCAGATATCTATATATCATGGATAAAACATATCCTGGGTCGCATATACGAATGCGCAAGTCCCATGACAACGAGTTCCTTTATGTTTTTATAGCATTATATGCATTTATCAAGGGCTTTGAGTGTTGTAGACCCATTGTGGTAGTAGACGGGAGCCACCTTAAAACAGCATACAACGGCACATTCGTTTCAGCAAGCACACTAGACGGTGCAG GCAATATACTTCCCTTAGCATATGGTGTGATAGATTCTGAGAATGACAAGTCTTGGACGTGGTTCTTTGAGCGGTTCAGAGAAGCCTATGGAGTTAGAGAGAATATGTGTATCGTATCCGATAGGCATGAAAGCATAAACAAAGCTGTATGTCTAACTTATCCAAATGTTCCGCATTACGCGTGCATATGGCATTTTTGGGGTAACGTATGTAAGAATTACAAGAAGAGTAAAGATGTATTGAGTCCAGTGTTTTATGCAATGGCAAAGGCATACACACAGGATGAATTTGATGAGTTGATGGCGAAGGTTGTTAAGGCAGATATTCGGGTGGCAGAGTATTTGGATTTAGCTGGAAGAGAAAAGTGGGCTAGAGTGTATGCATCTGTTAACCGAGGGTGGACCATGACTTCGAACATAGCAGAGTGTATCAATCGTCACCTTGTAGCGGCAAGAGAACTGCCTATAtttgattttcttgaagaagTTAGGAAGATGTATGGTAGATGGAATTACACTAACCGGAGGAACGGTACATACACGTTCACAACACTCTCTAAGAAGTTTCAGGAGAAGCTATCAATAAATGAGTATCTATGTTTACGTATGACG GTGGAGCCATCAACCGAATATGTGTACACAGTCCATGATGGAGGAAGGCGTTTTGTTGTTTGCTTGAAAAACAAAACTTGCAGTTGTCGTATGTTTCAAATAGATGAAATTCCTTGCCCACATGCTTGGGCtgtattaaaaaagaaaaatctaaAAGCTGATGATTATTGCTCAGAATTGTTCAAACCGGAGACTGTGGTGAAAACATATGATATACCTGTGGATCCTCTCCCTGACGAGCGTGAATGGAAGATTCCCACATACATCTTGGAGGATGTAGTTTTGCCACCAAGATACAAGAGACCGCCCGGTAGGCCGAAGTTGAAGCGTGATAAGCCGTTAAGGGAATTGCTTATTGGTAAAAAAAGACATGCTTGCAGCACTTGTGGACAGCTGGGACACAATAGACGTTCATGTAGTTTTGAGCCTCGGAAgaagtga
- the LOC132617559 gene encoding uncharacterized protein LOC132617559 isoform X3: protein MSYISSLIRHCGTWNNENRYVNFKIDVVVFKEYSTYMDLLQTIATQLKLDTSRTEIYIKYMMEGSNMPMEIHNDMGVRVYVDLKKENKQLAMYPLCITCNDKRLDNCVSDESCIQGEILQLGYTSQFDSMKTVGCVDFASSSYIKDVAIFEKDTNLIIEDKNQKEVVVDQVYKDKNTLKVVMANYAISHRFNFRTERSNAISYTLVCVSEECNWKFRASSVGKSEMFLVREFRDKHTCPLKDKVYSQRHATSWLIGGIVKPKVANHKRKYTPNDIADDVLKDFGMDVSYMVAWRAKERAMKDLMGEPAESYNKLPRYLYIMDKTYPGSHIRMRKSHDNEFLYVFIALYAFIKGFECCRPIVVVDGSHLKTAYNGTFVSASTLDGAGNILPLAYGVIDSENDKSWTWFFERFREAYGVRENMCIVSDRHESINKAVCLTYPNVPHYACIWHFWGNVCKNYKKSKDVLSPVFYAMAKAYTQDEFDELMAKVVKADIRVAEYLDLAGREKWARVYASVNRGWTMTSNIAECINRHLVAARELPIFDFLEEVRKMYGRWNYTNRRNGTYTFTTLSKKFQEKLSINEYLCLRMTVEPSTEYVYTVHDGGRRFVVCLKNKTCSCRMFQIDEIPCPHAWAVLKKKNLKADDYCSELFKPETVVKTYDIPVDPLPDEREWKIPTYILEDVVLPPRYKRPPGRPKLKRDKPLRELLIGKKRHACSTCGQLGHNRRSCSFEPRKK, encoded by the exons ATGTCGTATATCTCTTCGTTAATTAGACACTGTGGTACTTGGAATAATGAGAACCGTTATGTGAATTTTAAAATCGATGTTGTTGTTTTCAAGGAGTATTCAACATATATGGATTTGTTACAGACAATTGCAACACAGTTGAAGTTAGACACGTCCAGAACAGAAATATACATCAAATACATGATGGAGGGTAGTAATATGCCGATGGAAATACACAATGATATGGGTGTCAGAGTTTACGTGGATTTGAAGAAAGAGAATAAACAGTTAGCAATGTATCCTTTGTGCATAACTTGTAATGATAAACGCCTTGACAACTGCGTATCTGATGAAAGTTGTATTCAAGGGGAGATTTTGCAACTTGGATACACAAGTCAGTTCGATTCTATGAAAACAGTCGGGTGTGTAGACTTTGCGTCTTCAAGTTATATCAAGGATGTTGCTATATTTGAAAAAGACACCAATCTAATTATCGAAGACAAAAACCAAAAAGAGGTTGTTGTTGATCAAGTCTACAAGGACAAAAATACATTAAAGGTTGTGATGGCAAATTATGCAATTTCACATAGGTTTAATTTTCGTACGGAGAGGTCTAATGCAATAAG CTACACACTTGTGTGTGTGTCCGAAGAATGTAATTGGAAATTCAGGGCATCAAGTGTTGGGAAATCAGAAATGTTCTTAGTCAGGGAGTTCCGTGACAAGCATACATGTCCGCTAAAGGATAAAGTGTATTCGCAACGGCATGCCACAAGTTGGTTAATAGGAGGGATTGTTAAACCCAAAGTAGCCAACCATAAGAGGAAATACACACCTAATGACATAGCGGATGATGTATTGAAGGACTTTGGCATGGATGTGTCTTACATGGTCGCTTGGCGGGCTAAAGAGAGGGCTATGAAGGACTTAATGGGTGAGCCAGCAGAATCATACAATAAGTTACCCAGATATCTATATATCATGGATAAAACATATCCTGGGTCGCATATACGAATGCGCAAGTCCCATGACAACGAGTTCCTTTATGTTTTTATAGCATTATATGCATTTATCAAGGGCTTTGAGTGTTGTAGACCCATTGTGGTAGTAGACGGGAGCCACCTTAAAACAGCATACAACGGCACATTCGTTTCAGCAAGCACACTAGACGGTGCAG GCAATATACTTCCCTTAGCATATGGTGTGATAGATTCTGAGAATGACAAGTCTTGGACGTGGTTCTTTGAGCGGTTCAGAGAAGCCTATGGAGTTAGAGAGAATATGTGTATCGTATCCGATAGGCATGAAAGCATAAACAAAGCTGTATGTCTAACTTATCCAAATGTTCCGCATTACGCGTGCATATGGCATTTTTGGGGTAACGTATGTAAGAATTACAAGAAGAGTAAAGATGTATTGAGTCCAGTGTTTTATGCAATGGCAAAGGCATACACACAGGATGAATTTGATGAGTTGATGGCGAAGGTTGTTAAGGCAGATATTCGGGTGGCAGAGTATTTGGATTTAGCTGGAAGAGAAAAGTGGGCTAGAGTGTATGCATCTGTTAACCGAGGGTGGACCATGACTTCGAACATAGCAGAGTGTATCAATCGTCACCTTGTAGCGGCAAGAGAACTGCCTATAtttgattttcttgaagaagTTAGGAAGATGTATGGTAGATGGAATTACACTAACCGGAGGAACGGTACATACACGTTCACAACACTCTCTAAGAAGTTTCAGGAGAAGCTATCAATAAATGAGTATCTATGTTTACGTATGACG GTGGAGCCATCAACCGAATATGTGTACACAGTCCATGATGGAGGAAGGCGTTTTGTTGTTTGCTTGAAAAACAAAACTTGCAGTTGTCGTATGTTTCAAATAGATGAAATTCCTTGCCCACATGCTTGGGCtgtattaaaaaagaaaaatctaaAAGCTGATGATTATTGCTCAGAATTGTTCAAACCGGAGACTGTGGTGAAAACATATGATATACCTGTGGATCCTCTCCCTGACGAGCGTGAATGGAAGATTCCCACATACATCTTGGAGGATGTAGTTTTGCCACCAAGATACAAGAGACCGCCCGGTAGGCCGAAGTTGAAGCGTGATAAGCCGTTAAGGGAATTGCTTATTGGTAAAAAAAGACATGCTTGCAGCACTTGTGGACAGCTGGGACACAATAGACGTTCATGTAGTTTTGAGCCTCGGAAgaagtga
- the LOC132617559 gene encoding uncharacterized protein LOC132617559 isoform X5, giving the protein MMEGSNMPMEIHNDMGVRVYVDLKKENKQLAMYPLCITCNDKRLDNCVSDESCIQGEILQLGYTSQFDSMKTVGCVDFASSSYIKDVAIFEKDTNLIIEDKNQKEVVVDQVYKDKNTLKVVMANYAISHRFNFRTERSNAISYTLVCVSEECNWKFRASSVGKSEMFLVREFRDKHTCPLKDKVYSQRHATSWLIGGIVKPKVANHKRKYTPNDIADDVLKDFGMDVSYMVAWRAKERAMKDLMGEPAESYNKLPRYLYIMDKTYPGSHIRMRKSHDNEFLYVFIALYAFIKGFECCRPIVVVDGSHLKTAYNGTFVSASTLDGAGNILPLAYGVIDSENDKSWTWFFERFREAYGVRENMCIVSDRHESINKAVCLTYPNVPHYACIWHFWGNVCKNYKKSKDVLSPVFYAMAKAYTQDEFDELMAKVVKADIRVAEYLDLAGREKWARVYASVNRGWTMTSNIAECINRHLVAARELPIFDFLEEVRKMYGRWNYTNRRNGTYTFTTLSKKFQEKLSINEYLCLRMTVEPSTEYVYTVHDGGRRFVVCLKNKTCSCRMFQIDEIPCPHAWAVLKKKNLKADDYCSELFKPETVVKTYDIPVDPLPDEREWKIPTYILEDVVLPPRYKRPPGRPKLKRDKPLRELLIGKKRHACSTCGQLGHNRRSCSFEPRKK; this is encoded by the exons ATGATGGAGGGTAGTAATATGCCGATGGAAATACACAATGATATGGGTGTCAGAGTTTACGTGGATTTGAAGAAAGAGAATAAACAGTTAGCAATGTATCCTTTGTGCATAACTTGTAATGATAAACGCCTTGACAACTGCGTATCTGATGAAAGTTGTATTCAAGGGGAGATTTTGCAACTTGGATACACAAGTCAGTTCGATTCTATGAAAACAGTCGGGTGTGTAGACTTTGCGTCTTCAAGTTATATCAAGGATGTTGCTATATTTGAAAAAGACACCAATCTAATTATCGAAGACAAAAACCAAAAAGAGGTTGTTGTTGATCAAGTCTACAAGGACAAAAATACATTAAAGGTTGTGATGGCAAATTATGCAATTTCACATAGGTTTAATTTTCGTACGGAGAGGTCTAATGCAATAAG CTACACACTTGTGTGTGTGTCCGAAGAATGTAATTGGAAATTCAGGGCATCAAGTGTTGGGAAATCAGAAATGTTCTTAGTCAGGGAGTTCCGTGACAAGCATACATGTCCGCTAAAGGATAAAGTGTATTCGCAACGGCATGCCACAAGTTGGTTAATAGGAGGGATTGTTAAACCCAAAGTAGCCAACCATAAGAGGAAATACACACCTAATGACATAGCGGATGATGTATTGAAGGACTTTGGCATGGATGTGTCTTACATGGTCGCTTGGCGGGCTAAAGAGAGGGCTATGAAGGACTTAATGGGTGAGCCAGCAGAATCATACAATAAGTTACCCAGATATCTATATATCATGGATAAAACATATCCTGGGTCGCATATACGAATGCGCAAGTCCCATGACAACGAGTTCCTTTATGTTTTTATAGCATTATATGCATTTATCAAGGGCTTTGAGTGTTGTAGACCCATTGTGGTAGTAGACGGGAGCCACCTTAAAACAGCATACAACGGCACATTCGTTTCAGCAAGCACACTAGACGGTGCAG GCAATATACTTCCCTTAGCATATGGTGTGATAGATTCTGAGAATGACAAGTCTTGGACGTGGTTCTTTGAGCGGTTCAGAGAAGCCTATGGAGTTAGAGAGAATATGTGTATCGTATCCGATAGGCATGAAAGCATAAACAAAGCTGTATGTCTAACTTATCCAAATGTTCCGCATTACGCGTGCATATGGCATTTTTGGGGTAACGTATGTAAGAATTACAAGAAGAGTAAAGATGTATTGAGTCCAGTGTTTTATGCAATGGCAAAGGCATACACACAGGATGAATTTGATGAGTTGATGGCGAAGGTTGTTAAGGCAGATATTCGGGTGGCAGAGTATTTGGATTTAGCTGGAAGAGAAAAGTGGGCTAGAGTGTATGCATCTGTTAACCGAGGGTGGACCATGACTTCGAACATAGCAGAGTGTATCAATCGTCACCTTGTAGCGGCAAGAGAACTGCCTATAtttgattttcttgaagaagTTAGGAAGATGTATGGTAGATGGAATTACACTAACCGGAGGAACGGTACATACACGTTCACAACACTCTCTAAGAAGTTTCAGGAGAAGCTATCAATAAATGAGTATCTATGTTTACGTATGACG GTGGAGCCATCAACCGAATATGTGTACACAGTCCATGATGGAGGAAGGCGTTTTGTTGTTTGCTTGAAAAACAAAACTTGCAGTTGTCGTATGTTTCAAATAGATGAAATTCCTTGCCCACATGCTTGGGCtgtattaaaaaagaaaaatctaaAAGCTGATGATTATTGCTCAGAATTGTTCAAACCGGAGACTGTGGTGAAAACATATGATATACCTGTGGATCCTCTCCCTGACGAGCGTGAATGGAAGATTCCCACATACATCTTGGAGGATGTAGTTTTGCCACCAAGATACAAGAGACCGCCCGGTAGGCCGAAGTTGAAGCGTGATAAGCCGTTAAGGGAATTGCTTATTGGTAAAAAAAGACATGCTTGCAGCACTTGTGGACAGCTGGGACACAATAGACGTTCATGTAGTTTTGAGCCTCGGAAgaagtga